One Massilia sp. 9096 genomic window carries:
- the ispF gene encoding 2-C-methyl-D-erythritol 2,4-cyclodiphosphate synthase, with the protein MALASYNPTPPFRIGTGYDCHALVEGRKLIVGGVTIPHRLGLLGHSDADVLLHAVIDAMLGAAGLGDIGKHFPDTDPMFAGADSRTLLREAANRVLGTGYTIGNIDATIIAQQPKMAPHIPQMVSRIAEDIGVSPQQVNIKAKTNEKMGFLGREEGMAAQATALLIRNAG; encoded by the coding sequence ATGGCTCTTGCATCGTATAACCCCACTCCGCCGTTCCGCATCGGTACCGGCTATGACTGCCACGCGCTGGTCGAAGGCCGCAAGCTGATCGTCGGCGGCGTGACCATTCCGCACCGCCTCGGCCTGCTGGGCCACTCGGATGCCGACGTCCTGCTGCACGCCGTGATCGACGCCATGCTCGGCGCCGCCGGCCTGGGCGACATCGGCAAGCACTTCCCGGACACCGACCCGATGTTCGCCGGCGCCGACTCGCGCACGCTGCTGCGCGAAGCGGCCAACCGCGTGCTCGGCACCGGCTACACGATCGGCAACATCGACGCCACCATCATCGCCCAGCAGCCGAAGATGGCGCCGCACATCCCGCAGATGGTCTCGCGCATCGCCGAAGACATCGGCGTGTCGCCGCAGCAGGTCAACATCAAGGCCAAGACCAACGAAAAGATGGGCTTCCTCGGCCGCGAGGAAGGCATGGCAGCGCAAGCGACCGCGCTGCTGATCCGCAACGCGGGCTGA
- the ispD gene encoding 2-C-methyl-D-erythritol 4-phosphate cytidylyltransferase, translating to MPHTQATRYFALIPAAGVGARMGAGSPKQYLKIGGKPMLRHTLDAFQSSDLIAHTFVVVSQDDPYIDQVAPHHGVTVLRCGGATRMESVRNGLAALASTLSNGDWVLVHDAARPGLDAALIEKLILETGDHPVGGLLGLPVVDTVKRCIEGEAVGTVPRNGLWLAQTPQMFRYQLLRQALSAAPDPRAITDDASAVEALGLTPKLVEGHPRNLKVTLPDDIRIAELYLAVSQPELV from the coding sequence ATGCCTCACACTCAAGCAACACGTTATTTCGCATTGATTCCCGCCGCCGGCGTCGGCGCCCGCATGGGCGCGGGCAGCCCGAAGCAGTACCTGAAAATCGGCGGCAAGCCGATGCTGCGCCACACGCTCGACGCCTTCCAGTCGAGCGACCTGATCGCGCATACCTTCGTCGTGGTCAGCCAGGACGATCCCTATATCGACCAGGTCGCGCCGCACCACGGCGTGACCGTGCTGCGCTGCGGCGGCGCCACCCGCATGGAGTCGGTGCGCAACGGCCTGGCCGCGCTGGCTAGCACGCTGTCGAACGGCGACTGGGTGCTGGTGCACGACGCCGCGCGCCCGGGCCTGGACGCCGCGCTGATCGAAAAGCTGATTCTCGAAACCGGCGACCACCCGGTCGGCGGCCTGCTCGGCCTGCCGGTGGTCGACACCGTCAAGCGCTGCATCGAAGGCGAGGCGGTCGGCACGGTGCCGCGCAACGGCCTGTGGCTGGCCCAGACCCCGCAAATGTTCCGTTACCAGCTGCTGCGCCAGGCCCTGTCGGCCGCGCCTGACCCCAGGGCGATTACCGACGACGCCAGTGCGGTTGAAGCGCTCGGATTGACCCCCAAATTAGTCGAAGGCCATCCGCGCAACCTGAAGGTAACGCTGCCGGACGACATCCGGATCGCGGAACTGTACCTGGCCGTGTCCCAACCCGAACTCGTGTGA
- a CDS encoding NUDIX domain-containing protein, which produces MDSHLRETRIDGDVVYEGKFLKLERDRVRLPDGKETFREYIRHPGAVVILPLLDDGRVLLERQFRYPNEKVFIEFPAGKIDPGEESLACGKRELLEETGYTASEWHFVTTIHNAIAYSDEHLDLFLARGLHEGEAQLDEGEFLDTFTATVPELLQMVKRGEITDVKTVIGIFWLEKFTSGAWQPE; this is translated from the coding sequence ATGGATTCCCACCTGAGAGAAACCCGCATCGACGGCGACGTCGTCTACGAAGGGAAATTCCTCAAACTCGAACGCGACCGCGTGCGCCTGCCCGACGGCAAGGAGACCTTCCGCGAATACATCCGCCATCCGGGCGCCGTGGTGATCCTGCCGCTGCTCGACGATGGCCGTGTGCTGCTCGAGCGCCAGTTCCGCTATCCGAACGAAAAGGTCTTCATCGAGTTCCCGGCCGGGAAGATCGATCCGGGCGAAGAATCGCTGGCCTGCGGCAAGCGCGAGCTGCTGGAAGAAACCGGCTACACCGCCAGCGAGTGGCACTTCGTCACCACCATCCACAACGCGATCGCCTATTCGGACGAGCACCTCGACCTGTTCCTGGCGCGCGGCCTGCACGAGGGCGAAGCGCAGCTGGACGAAGGCGAGTTCCTCGATACCTTCACCGCCACCGTTCCCGAACTGCTGCAGATGGTCAAGCGTGGCGAGATCACCGACGTCAAGACCGTGATCGGCATCTTCTGGCTCGAGAAATTCACGTCGGGCGCCTGGCAGCCCGAGTAA
- a CDS encoding DUF2818 family protein, with product MDVSLASWLVIAVALALANLPFLNESVFGFVPLPGAKPGSDTQERPHTKHFVVRLLELFVLYFVVGGLAYLLESRIGNVFPQTWEFYAITACVFVVFAFPGFVLRYLRR from the coding sequence GTGGATGTCTCCCTGGCAAGCTGGTTGGTGATCGCCGTCGCACTGGCGCTCGCCAACCTGCCGTTCCTGAACGAGAGCGTGTTTGGATTCGTCCCGCTGCCTGGTGCAAAGCCAGGCAGCGACACGCAGGAAAGGCCGCACACGAAGCACTTCGTCGTGCGCCTTCTCGAGTTGTTTGTCTTATACTTCGTCGTCGGCGGACTCGCCTATCTGCTGGAATCCCGGATCGGAAACGTTTTCCCCCAGACCTGGGAGTTCTATGCGATCACGGCCTGCGTATTCGTCGTATTCGCATTCCCGGGTTTCGTCCTGCGATACCTGAGACGGTAG
- the nuoN gene encoding NADH-quinone oxidoreductase subunit NuoN: protein MLNTTATAAMNMAPVSAEIFLVVASCAILLVDMFLKEGQRTLTYILSLLTLVGCAVITYGDFAAGTTTYTFYNMFVSDPMANLLKLFTYLAVGITLVYSRQYAGERGMMSGNMGGEFYVLALFTTLGQMIMISGNNMLPIYLGLELMSLSLYALVAMRRDHAISTEASMKYFILGSLASGFMLYGISMIYGATGSLDITTIYKLVSANAANHTILVFGLVFVVAGMAFKLGAVPFHMWVPDVYQGAPTAVTLLLGAAPKLASFAMMLRILVEGLLPMAFDWQQMLLALAVLSLVIGNLTAIAQTNLKRMLAYSTIAQLGFVLLGMMAGVVGARDAANAANAAVAYSASMYYVITYVLTTLGSFGLIMMLARSGFEAEEISDFKGLARRSPWYAIVMTVLMFSLAGVPPMMGFMAKWAVLDAVMNTGQVWLAIVAVMASLVGAFYYLRVVKTIWFDDATDVSPISAPMDMRVVLSLNGILVVLLGVLPGSLLAGCLNAMKATLGS, encoded by the coding sequence ATGCTTAACACCACTGCCACGGCCGCCATGAACATGGCGCCCGTGTCCGCTGAAATCTTCCTGGTGGTCGCCTCGTGCGCCATCCTGCTGGTCGACATGTTTTTGAAGGAAGGGCAGCGGACCCTGACCTACATCCTGTCGCTGCTGACCCTGGTCGGCTGCGCAGTGATCACCTACGGCGACTTCGCCGCCGGCACCACGACCTACACGTTCTACAACATGTTCGTGTCGGACCCGATGGCCAACCTGCTCAAGCTGTTCACCTACCTGGCGGTCGGCATCACGCTGGTCTACTCGCGCCAGTACGCCGGCGAGCGCGGCATGATGTCCGGTAACATGGGCGGCGAGTTCTACGTGCTCGCCCTGTTCACCACGCTGGGCCAGATGATCATGATCAGTGGTAACAACATGCTGCCGATCTACCTGGGCCTGGAACTGATGTCGCTGTCGCTGTATGCCCTGGTGGCGATGCGCCGCGACCACGCGATCTCGACCGAAGCCTCGATGAAGTACTTCATCCTGGGTTCGCTGGCGTCGGGCTTCATGCTGTACGGTATCTCGATGATCTACGGCGCCACCGGCTCGCTCGACATCACCACCATCTACAAACTGGTCTCGGCCAACGCCGCCAACCACACCATCCTGGTGTTCGGCCTGGTGTTCGTGGTTGCCGGCATGGCCTTCAAGCTGGGCGCGGTGCCGTTCCACATGTGGGTGCCGGACGTGTACCAGGGCGCGCCGACCGCGGTCACGCTGCTGCTGGGCGCCGCGCCGAAGCTCGCGTCGTTCGCCATGATGCTGCGCATCCTGGTCGAAGGCCTGCTGCCGATGGCGTTCGACTGGCAGCAGATGCTGCTGGCCCTGGCCGTGCTGTCGCTGGTCATCGGTAACCTGACCGCGATCGCCCAGACCAACCTGAAGCGCATGCTGGCCTACTCGACCATCGCCCAGCTCGGCTTCGTCCTGCTCGGCATGATGGCCGGCGTGGTCGGCGCGCGTGACGCCGCCAATGCCGCCAACGCCGCGGTCGCCTACAGCGCCTCGATGTACTACGTCATCACCTACGTGCTGACCACGCTGGGCAGCTTCGGCCTGATCATGATGCTGGCGCGCTCCGGCTTCGAAGCCGAGGAAATCTCGGACTTCAAGGGCCTGGCCCGCCGCAGCCCGTGGTACGCGATCGTCATGACCGTGCTGATGTTCTCGCTGGCCGGCGTGCCGCCGATGATGGGCTTCATGGCCAAGTGGGCCGTGCTGGACGCCGTGATGAACACCGGCCAGGTATGGCTGGCGATCGTCGCCGTGATGGCTTCGCTGGTCGGCGCGTTCTACTACCTGCGCGTCGTCAAGACGATCTGGTTCGACGACGCCACCGACGTCTCGCCGATCTCGGCGCCGATGGACATGCGCGTGGTGCTGTCGCTGAACGGCATCCTGGTCGTCCTGCTGGGCGTGCTGCCGGGCTCGCTGCTGGCCGGTTGCCTGAACGCCATGAAGGCCACCCTGGGTTCGTAA
- a CDS encoding NADH-quinone oxidoreductase subunit M has product MQSISTFPPYLSLSIWLPILFGVLVLAVGRDSRAGFTRMLALVGSVVSFLPTIPLFTQFSNSAHGAQFVERAPWIARFNIEYFLGIDGLSLWFVPLTAFITVIVVISAWEVIQERVAQYMGSFLLLSGLMIGVFASLDGLLFYFFFEATLIPMFIIIGVFGGPNRVYASFKFFLYTFLGSLLTLVAIIYLYNKSGGTFDIMAWQKLPLNMTEQVLIFLAFLMAFGVKVPMWPVHTWLPDAHVEAPTGGSVVLAAIMLKLGGYGFLRFSLPIAPDASHYLAPMIITFSLIAVIYIGLVAMVQADMKKLVAYSSVAHMGFVTLGFFIFNEIGVQGGIVQMISHGFVSGAMFLCIGVLYDRMHSRQIADYGGVVNRMPKFAAFSVLFAMANCGLPATSGFVGEFMVILGAVQYHFWIGLLAATALILGAAYSLWMVKRVVFGKMGNSHVRELLDLNGREFFMLGVLAILTIYMGLYPAPFTDTMQTSVADLLQHVSVSKLPAQAVATLGH; this is encoded by the coding sequence ATGCAGTCTATTTCTACATTTCCTCCGTACCTGAGCCTGTCGATCTGGTTGCCGATCCTGTTCGGCGTCCTGGTCCTCGCGGTCGGTCGCGACAGCCGTGCGGGCTTCACCCGCATGCTGGCCCTGGTCGGTTCCGTGGTCAGCTTCCTGCCGACCATCCCGCTGTTCACGCAGTTCAGCAACAGCGCGCACGGCGCCCAGTTCGTCGAGCGCGCACCGTGGATCGCCCGCTTCAACATCGAGTACTTCCTCGGCATCGACGGCCTTAGCCTGTGGTTCGTGCCGCTGACCGCCTTCATCACGGTCATCGTCGTGATCTCGGCCTGGGAAGTGATCCAGGAACGCGTGGCCCAGTACATGGGTTCCTTCCTGCTGCTGTCGGGCCTGATGATCGGCGTGTTCGCGTCGCTCGACGGCCTGCTGTTCTACTTCTTCTTCGAAGCCACGCTGATCCCGATGTTCATCATCATCGGCGTGTTCGGCGGCCCGAACCGCGTGTACGCATCGTTCAAGTTCTTCCTGTACACCTTCCTGGGCTCGCTGCTGACCCTGGTCGCGATCATCTACCTGTACAACAAGTCGGGTGGCACCTTCGACATCATGGCCTGGCAGAAGCTGCCGTTGAACATGACCGAACAGGTCCTGATCTTCCTGGCCTTCCTGATGGCCTTCGGCGTGAAAGTGCCGATGTGGCCGGTGCACACCTGGCTGCCGGACGCCCACGTCGAGGCGCCGACCGGCGGTTCGGTCGTGCTGGCTGCGATCATGCTGAAACTGGGCGGCTACGGCTTCCTGCGCTTCTCGCTGCCGATCGCCCCGGACGCCTCGCACTACCTGGCGCCGATGATCATCACCTTCTCGCTGATCGCCGTGATCTACATCGGCCTGGTGGCGATGGTGCAGGCCGACATGAAGAAACTGGTGGCGTACTCGTCGGTCGCCCACATGGGCTTCGTGACGCTGGGCTTCTTCATCTTCAACGAGATCGGCGTGCAGGGCGGTATCGTCCAGATGATCTCGCACGGCTTCGTGTCGGGCGCGATGTTCCTGTGCATCGGCGTGCTGTATGACCGCATGCACTCGCGCCAGATCGCCGATTACGGTGGTGTGGTCAACCGCATGCCCAAGTTCGCCGCGTTCTCGGTGCTGTTCGCGATGGCCAACTGCGGCCTGCCGGCCACCTCCGGTTTCGTCGGCGAGTTCATGGTCATCCTGGGCGCGGTGCAATACCATTTCTGGATCGGCCTGCTGGCCGCGACCGCCCTGATCCTGGGCGCGGCGTACTCGCTGTGGATGGTCAAGCGCGTCGTGTTCGGCAAGATGGGCAACAGCCACGTGCGCGAACTGCTGGACCTGAACGGCCGCGAGTTCTTCATGCTGGGCGTGCTGGCCATCCTGACCATCTACATGGGCCTGTATCCGGCGCCGTTCACCGACACCATGCAGACCTCGGTGGCCGACCTGCTGCAGCACGTGTCCGTCAGCAAGCTGCCGGCGCAAGCGGTAGCGACCCTGGGCCACTAA
- the nuoL gene encoding NADH-quinone oxidoreductase subunit L, with protein sequence MAGQINPNLLLAVPLAPLAGSAIAGLLGTKFFGDVVGRKVSTAATIAGVFIAMVISIMTLNQVLDGATYNGDVYTWMTVGTLKMAVGFQIDALSAMMMCVVTSVSLMVHIYTIGYMAEDDGYDRFFSYISLFTFSMLMLVMSNNFLQLFFGWEAVGLVSYLLIGFWYTRPTAIFANMKAFLVNRVGDFGFILGIGLLLAATGTMDYQQVFAHKAQLVGMTVPATGWPLLTAACICLFIGAMGKSAQFPLHVWLPDSMEGPTPISALIHAATMVTAGIFMVSRMSPLFELSDTALSFILVIGSITALFMGFLGIIQNDIKRVVAYSTLSQLGYMTVALGASAYNAAVFHLMTHAFFKALLFLGAGSVIIGMHHDQDMRNMGGLRKYMPITWITSLLGSLALIGTPFFSGFYSKDSIIEAVHASHLWGSGFAYFAVIAGVFVTAFYSFRMYFLVFHGKERFGLAHDHAHEHAHAHDARPATPHDAAAHAHDAHQQVVAAHDHDAHALHDADAHHEEEEDDHGHHGLAPGQKPHESPWVVTLPLVLLAIPSVIIGFFAIKPMLYGDFFKNVIFIDLEKHPAMEELAHEFGGAGGMGVHAFTSLPFLLALAGVVAAFYCYMINPRVPAAFYKALKPIHTLLDNKYYMDKFNEVVFAGGARMLGKGLWQVGDRGLIEGIVNGSAKLVGWFSTITRTFQTGYIYHYAFVMILGVPGTLLYFFPFWRA encoded by the coding sequence ATGGCGGGGCAAATTAACCCTAACCTCTTGCTGGCGGTGCCACTGGCGCCGCTGGCGGGCTCGGCGATCGCCGGTCTGCTGGGCACCAAGTTCTTCGGCGACGTGGTCGGCCGCAAGGTCTCGACCGCGGCGACCATCGCCGGCGTCTTCATCGCCATGGTCATCTCGATCATGACGCTGAACCAGGTGCTCGACGGCGCCACCTACAACGGCGACGTCTACACCTGGATGACGGTCGGCACGCTGAAAATGGCGGTCGGCTTCCAGATCGACGCCCTCTCCGCGATGATGATGTGCGTGGTGACCTCGGTGTCGCTGATGGTGCACATCTACACGATCGGCTACATGGCCGAGGACGACGGCTACGACCGCTTCTTCTCGTACATCTCGCTGTTCACGTTCTCGATGCTGATGCTGGTCATGTCCAACAACTTCCTGCAGCTGTTCTTCGGCTGGGAAGCGGTGGGCCTGGTCTCGTATCTGCTGATCGGCTTCTGGTACACGCGTCCGACCGCGATCTTCGCCAACATGAAGGCCTTCCTGGTCAACCGCGTCGGCGACTTCGGCTTCATCCTCGGCATCGGCCTGCTTCTGGCCGCGACCGGCACGATGGACTACCAACAAGTGTTCGCGCACAAGGCCCAGCTGGTCGGCATGACCGTGCCGGCCACCGGCTGGCCGCTGCTGACCGCCGCCTGCATCTGCCTGTTCATCGGCGCGATGGGCAAGTCGGCGCAGTTCCCGCTGCACGTCTGGCTGCCGGACTCGATGGAAGGCCCGACCCCGATCTCGGCGCTGATCCACGCCGCGACCATGGTTACCGCTGGCATCTTCATGGTGTCGCGCATGTCGCCGCTGTTCGAGCTGTCGGACACCGCGCTGTCGTTCATCCTGGTCATCGGCTCGATCACCGCGCTGTTCATGGGCTTCCTGGGCATCATCCAGAACGACATCAAGCGCGTCGTGGCTTACTCGACGCTGTCGCAGCTGGGCTACATGACCGTCGCACTGGGCGCCTCGGCCTACAACGCCGCCGTGTTCCACCTGATGACCCACGCCTTCTTCAAGGCGCTGCTGTTCCTGGGCGCGGGTTCGGTCATCATCGGCATGCACCACGACCAGGACATGCGCAACATGGGCGGCCTGCGCAAGTACATGCCGATCACCTGGATCACCTCGCTGCTCGGTTCGCTGGCCCTGATCGGCACCCCGTTCTTCTCGGGCTTCTACTCGAAGGACTCGATCATCGAAGCGGTGCACGCATCGCACCTGTGGGGCTCGGGCTTCGCCTACTTCGCCGTCATCGCCGGCGTGTTCGTGACCGCCTTCTACTCGTTCCGCATGTACTTCCTGGTGTTCCACGGCAAGGAGCGCTTCGGCCTGGCGCACGACCACGCCCATGAGCACGCTCACGCGCACGACGCCCGCCCGGCGACGCCGCACGACGCCGCGGCGCACGCCCATGACGCGCACCAGCAGGTGGTTGCCGCGCATGACCACGACGCGCACGCGCTGCACGACGCCGATGCACACCATGAGGAAGAGGAAGACGATCACGGCCACCACGGCCTGGCCCCGGGCCAGAAGCCGCACGAGTCGCCGTGGGTGGTGACCCTGCCGCTGGTGCTGCTGGCGATCCCGTCGGTGATCATCGGTTTCTTCGCGATCAAGCCGATGCTGTACGGCGACTTCTTCAAGAACGTGATCTTCATCGACCTGGAAAAGCACCCGGCAATGGAAGAACTGGCGCACGAATTCGGCGGCGCCGGCGGCATGGGCGTCCACGCCTTCACCTCGCTGCCGTTCCTCCTGGCGCTGGCCGGCGTGGTCGCCGCGTTCTACTGCTACATGATCAATCCGCGCGTGCCGGCGGCCTTCTACAAGGCCCTCAAGCCGATCCACACGCTGTTGGATAACAAGTACTACATGGACAAGTTCAACGAAGTCGTGTTCGCCGGCGGCGCCCGCATGCTGGGCAAGGGCCTGTGGCAAGTCGGCGACCGCGGCCTGATCGAAGGCATCGTGAACGGTTCGGCCAAGCTGGTGGGTTGGTTCTCGACCATCACCCGTACGTTCCAGACTGGTTACATCTACCACTATGCGTTCGTGATGATCCTGGGCGTGCCGGGTACGCTGCTGTACTTCTTCCCGTTCTGGCGCGCTTAA
- the nuoK gene encoding NADH-quinone oxidoreductase subunit NuoK: protein MTLSLAHYLILGAILFAISVVGIFLNRKNIIILLMAIELMLLAVNLNFVAFSHYLGDAAGQIFVFFILTVAAAESAIGLAILVVLFRNLDTINVEDLDSLKG, encoded by the coding sequence GTGACTCTGTCGCTCGCTCACTACCTGATCCTGGGCGCGATCCTGTTCGCGATCTCCGTGGTCGGTATTTTCCTGAACCGGAAGAACATCATCATCCTGCTGATGGCCATCGAACTGATGCTGCTGGCAGTGAACCTGAACTTTGTGGCGTTTTCCCATTACCTGGGCGACGCGGCAGGGCAGATCTTCGTGTTCTTCATCCTGACTGTCGCGGCCGCCGAATCGGCGATCGGCCTGGCGATCCTGGTGGTCCTGTTCCGTAACCTGGACACGATCAACGTGGAAGACCTCGACAGCCTGAAGGGCTAA
- a CDS encoding NADH-quinone oxidoreductase subunit J gives MEFTTVLFYVFSAIMVLSGLRVITAKNPVHAALFLVLAFFNAAGIWMLLRAEFLAIVLVLVYVGAVMVLFLFVVMMLDINIDRMREGFWGYLPISAAIGALIVLEMAAVLWRGFLGHGDAPSEAAVGHIGGTKELGKLIYTQYIYGFEIAGIILLVAIIAAVALTLRKRKDSKAINPGDAVRVKRNDRLRIVKMDAVNQKAIDDAAIAAAAAAAANTTKEAP, from the coding sequence ATGGAATTCACAACTGTTCTGTTCTACGTCTTCTCGGCCATCATGGTGCTGTCCGGGTTGCGCGTCATTACCGCCAAGAACCCGGTCCACGCCGCGTTGTTCCTGGTGCTCGCGTTCTTCAACGCCGCCGGCATCTGGATGCTGCTGCGGGCCGAGTTCCTGGCCATCGTGCTGGTGCTGGTCTACGTCGGCGCCGTGATGGTGCTGTTCCTGTTCGTCGTGATGATGCTTGACATCAACATCGACCGCATGCGCGAAGGCTTCTGGGGCTACCTGCCGATCTCGGCCGCCATCGGCGCGCTGATCGTGCTGGAGATGGCCGCCGTCCTGTGGCGCGGTTTCCTCGGCCACGGCGACGCGCCGTCCGAAGCGGCCGTCGGCCACATCGGCGGCACCAAGGAGCTGGGCAAGCTGATCTACACCCAGTACATCTACGGTTTCGAGATCGCCGGCATCATCCTGCTGGTCGCGATCATCGCCGCCGTGGCGCTGACCCTGCGCAAGCGCAAGGACAGCAAGGCGATCAACCCGGGCGACGCCGTCCGTGTGAAGCGTAACGACCGCCTGCGCATCGTCAAGATGGATGCGGTGAACCAGAAGGCCATCGACGACGCAGCCATCGCTGCCGCCGCCGCTGCCGCCGCCAACACCACCAAGGAGGCTCCGTGA
- the nuoI gene encoding NADH-quinone oxidoreductase subunit NuoI: MTRVKEIFGSLMLTELFKGLALTGKYAFKRKITVQYPEEKTPISPRFRGLHALRRYPNGEERCIACKLCEAVCPAMAITIESAQREDGTRRTTRYDIDLTKCIFCGFCEESCPVDSIVETQVLEYHGEKRGDLYYTKEMLLAVGDRYENEIAAAREADAKYR, encoded by the coding sequence ATGACACGAGTAAAAGAGATCTTCGGCAGCTTGATGCTGACCGAGCTGTTCAAGGGCCTGGCCCTGACCGGCAAATACGCGTTCAAGCGCAAGATCACGGTCCAGTATCCGGAAGAAAAGACCCCGATCTCGCCGCGCTTCCGTGGCCTGCACGCGCTGCGCCGCTACCCCAACGGGGAAGAGCGCTGCATCGCCTGCAAGCTGTGCGAAGCCGTGTGCCCGGCGATGGCGATCACGATCGAATCGGCGCAGCGCGAGGACGGCACCCGCCGCACCACGCGCTACGACATCGACCTGACCAAGTGCATCTTCTGCGGTTTCTGCGAAGAGTCGTGCCCGGTCGATTCGATCGTCGAGACCCAGGTGCTGGAATACCACGGCGAAAAACGCGGCGACCTGTACTACACCAAGGAAATGCTGCTGGCGGTGGGCGATCGCTACGAAAACGAGATCGCCGCGGCACGCGAAGCGGATGCCAAGTACCGCTAA
- the nuoH gene encoding NADH-quinone oxidoreductase subunit NuoH — protein sequence MIDNLEAGGAGLMGSTAWTFVWTLVKIVVVLLPLMGLVAYLVLWERKLIGWIHIRVGPNRVGPAGLLQPISDALKLLLKEIVTPAKATPSLFFIGPLMTIMPALAAWAVIPFGPQAALANVNAGLLLLLAITSMEVYGIIIAGWSANSKYSFMGAMRASAQMISYEIPMGFVMVVVLMVSGSLNFSDIVGAQARGMMAEHGVNILSWNWLPLLPLFVIYIISGLAECNRHPFDVVEGESEIVAGHMVEYSGMSYAMFMLAEYANMILIGTLAAIMFLGGWEAPFKFLEFGGGFGGFFWLFAKVFLIQSLFIWIRGTFPRYRYDQIMRLGWKVFIPVTLIWLVLVAGVMQSPWNIWK from the coding sequence ATGATTGACAATCTGGAAGCCGGCGGCGCCGGCTTGATGGGCTCGACGGCCTGGACCTTCGTCTGGACGCTGGTCAAGATCGTCGTCGTCCTGCTGCCGCTGATGGGCCTGGTGGCCTATCTGGTGCTGTGGGAGCGCAAGCTGATCGGCTGGATCCACATCCGCGTCGGCCCGAACCGCGTTGGCCCGGCCGGCCTGCTGCAGCCGATCTCGGACGCCCTGAAGCTGCTGCTCAAGGAAATCGTGACCCCGGCGAAAGCCACCCCGAGCCTGTTCTTCATCGGCCCGCTGATGACGATCATGCCGGCGCTGGCCGCCTGGGCCGTGATCCCGTTCGGCCCGCAAGCCGCACTGGCCAACGTCAACGCCGGCCTGCTGCTGCTGCTGGCGATCACCTCGATGGAAGTCTACGGCATCATCATCGCCGGCTGGTCGGCCAACTCGAAGTACTCGTTCATGGGGGCGATGCGCGCGTCGGCCCAGATGATCTCGTACGAGATCCCGATGGGCTTCGTGATGGTCGTGGTGCTGATGGTCTCGGGTTCGCTGAACTTCTCGGACATCGTCGGCGCGCAAGCCCGCGGCATGATGGCCGAGCACGGCGTCAACATCCTGTCGTGGAACTGGCTGCCGCTGCTGCCGCTGTTCGTGATCTACATCATCTCCGGCCTGGCCGAGTGCAACCGCCACCCGTTCGACGTGGTGGAGGGTGAATCGGAAATCGTGGCCGGCCACATGGTCGAGTACTCGGGCATGTCGTACGCCATGTTCATGCTGGCCGAGTACGCCAACATGATCCTGATCGGCACGCTGGCCGCGATCATGTTCCTGGGCGGCTGGGAAGCGCCGTTCAAGTTCCTGGAATTCGGTGGCGGTTTCGGCGGCTTCTTCTGGCTGTTCGCCAAGGTCTTCCTGATCCAGTCGCTGTTCATCTGGATCCGTGGCACCTTCCCGCGTTACCGCTATGACCAGATCATGCGCCTGGGCTGGAAAGTCTTCATCCCGGTGACCCTGATCTGGCTGGTGCTGGTTGCAGGCGTGATGCAGTCGCCTTGGAACATCTGGAAGTAA